A part of Larkinella insperata genomic DNA contains:
- a CDS encoding aldose 1-epimerase family protein has translation MTPPTWQNKLSHPSQWGGIETAVLDNGSGRGTRIAWINTGTGLRYKVVIDRAMDIADAFYNQHGLAWISQIGVTAPQPLSDRGIDWLRTFTGGLLTTCGLTHVGGPESDEYGQRGLHDEISNLPAEIESIIQPDPLRGKFDMSITGIIRQTRVFGPSLELRRTISGTLGQPTIRIHDEVINRANTAAPHMLLYHFNFGWPLVDEGTDIVWQGSWQPRHPGPNNTIFIEGNDFRKCPAPLEDHNGAGEEVAIIDPTADSDGVCTAGLYNAALGFALALRFRKDQLPWLTNWQHWGKGEYVTGIEPGTHPPIGQAAARAQQTLLFLEPGESRSYEVEIQILSMEDAIQSFLGK, from the coding sequence TTGACACCCCCAACCTGGCAGAATAAACTCTCCCACCCGTCGCAATGGGGCGGCATCGAAACCGCCGTTCTCGACAACGGCTCCGGCCGGGGCACCCGAATTGCCTGGATCAACACCGGAACGGGCCTGCGCTACAAAGTAGTCATTGACCGGGCGATGGACATCGCCGATGCGTTTTACAACCAGCACGGGCTGGCCTGGATCAGCCAGATCGGCGTTACAGCCCCGCAACCCTTGTCGGACCGGGGGATCGACTGGCTCCGTACCTTCACCGGCGGTCTGCTGACCACCTGCGGCCTGACCCACGTCGGCGGTCCCGAATCCGACGAATACGGCCAGCGTGGTCTGCACGACGAGATCAGCAACCTCCCGGCCGAAATCGAATCCATCATCCAGCCCGACCCATTGCGGGGCAAGTTCGACATGAGCATTACCGGCATCATCCGGCAGACGCGCGTGTTCGGCCCCAGTCTGGAACTCCGGCGCACGATTTCGGGCACGCTCGGTCAGCCAACGATCCGGATTCACGACGAGGTGATCAACCGGGCCAACACGGCGGCTCCGCACATGCTGCTGTACCACTTCAACTTCGGCTGGCCGCTGGTCGATGAAGGAACCGACATCGTCTGGCAGGGAAGCTGGCAACCCCGGCACCCGGGACCGAACAACACGATTTTTATCGAAGGCAACGACTTCCGTAAATGCCCGGCCCCGCTGGAAGACCACAACGGCGCGGGCGAGGAAGTGGCAATCATCGATCCCACCGCCGATTCGGACGGGGTCTGTACGGCCGGTTTATACAACGCGGCCCTCGGTTTTGCGCTGGCCCTGCGGTTTCGGAAAGACCAGCTACCGTGGCTGACCAACTGGCAGCACTGGGGCAAAGGCGAATACGTGACGGGCATTGAACCGGGTACGCATCCGCCCATTGGTCAGGCAGCCGCCCGCGCCCAGCAAACGTTGCTGTTTCTGGAACCGGGCGAAAGCCGGAGTTATGAAGTTGAAATCCAGATTTTGAGTATGGAAGACGCCATTCAGTCCTTTTTAGGAAAATAA
- a CDS encoding Gfo/Idh/MocA family protein: protein MAAKKEIRIGLVGTGFMGRTHSNGYNRVPNFFPDLAYTPVLKAVCSRNAEKVQAFADQWGYESIETDWKALIARDDIDAVDICTPNDTHAEIAIAAAEAGKMILCEKPLARSLAEGQKMVDAVNKAGVANTVWYNYRRLPAVTLAKQIVASGKLGRIFHYRANFLQDWTINADVPQGGAGTWRMDVEAAGSGVTGDLLAHCIDTAMWINGGITDVSAVTETFVKERMHAVTGKVQPVGIDDACIFHCHFENGSLGLFESTRYARGHKALYTLEINGENASIRWDLHDLNRLEYFDHSDESVVRGWRSIHVTDGDQPYMDKWWVPGLGIGYEHGFIHQVADFLKSLETGEPCSPTFKDALETQKVCEAVINSAKARSWQDTGVEWTEK, encoded by the coding sequence ATGGCAGCTAAAAAAGAAATACGAATTGGATTGGTCGGAACCGGTTTCATGGGCCGCACGCACTCCAACGGTTATAATCGCGTTCCTAATTTCTTCCCCGATCTGGCCTACACGCCGGTTCTGAAAGCCGTTTGCTCACGCAACGCCGAGAAAGTACAGGCCTTTGCCGACCAATGGGGTTACGAATCCATCGAAACCGACTGGAAAGCCCTGATTGCCCGCGACGACATCGACGCCGTCGATATCTGTACGCCGAACGATACCCACGCCGAAATCGCCATTGCCGCGGCCGAAGCGGGCAAAATGATTCTCTGCGAAAAACCGCTCGCCCGCAGTCTGGCTGAAGGCCAGAAAATGGTCGATGCCGTCAACAAAGCCGGGGTTGCCAACACGGTTTGGTACAACTACCGTCGTCTCCCGGCCGTCACGCTGGCGAAGCAGATTGTGGCTTCGGGCAAACTGGGCCGGATTTTCCACTACCGCGCCAACTTTTTGCAGGACTGGACCATCAACGCCGACGTTCCGCAGGGTGGTGCGGGTACCTGGCGGATGGACGTGGAAGCTGCCGGTTCGGGGGTAACGGGCGATTTGCTGGCGCACTGCATTGACACGGCCATGTGGATCAACGGCGGCATCACGGACGTGTCGGCCGTCACCGAAACGTTCGTGAAAGAACGGATGCACGCCGTGACGGGTAAAGTGCAGCCGGTGGGCATCGACGACGCCTGTATTTTCCACTGCCACTTCGAAAACGGTTCGCTGGGTCTATTTGAATCAACCCGGTACGCGCGCGGCCACAAGGCCCTGTACACGCTGGAGATCAACGGCGAAAACGCTTCGATCCGCTGGGATCTGCACGACTTGAACCGCCTGGAATACTTCGACCACAGCGATGAGTCGGTGGTGCGCGGCTGGCGTTCGATTCACGTCACGGATGGGGATCAGCCCTACATGGACAAATGGTGGGTGCCGGGTCTGGGCATCGGCTACGAACACGGTTTTATCCACCAGGTAGCCGACTTCCTGAAAAGCCTGGAAACCGGAGAACCCTGCTCGCCCACGTTCAAAGACGCGCTGGAAACCCAGAAAGTCTGCGAAGCCGTCATCAACTCGGCCAAAGCAAGAAGCTGGCAGGATACCGGCGTCGAGTGGACCGAGAAGTAA
- a CDS encoding c-type cytochrome has translation MFSTYRSVKLFLSVSALALLGASWVTMQVSETDKNPLADKSKIDKLKLLPGFKAEHLYSPSEDGNGSWVAMTFDSKGRMITSDQYGSLYRLELPPIGSGAKPKIEKLNIKSDTAKVSMGYAQGLLYAFNSLYVMVNNRASQRFPKPSGLYRLQDTDGDDQFDKVTLLRELQGEGEHGPHSVVLSPDKKSLYVVAGNHTDVPKMDAYRLPSNWQEDNLFPLIKDPRGHANDRMAPGGWVANIDPEGKRWELIGAGFRNEFDVAFNEAGDMFTYDSDMEWDFGTPWYRPTRICHITSGSEFGWRTGNSKWLPGNPDNLPPLLNIGQGSPTNVFYGANAKFPQKYRQSLYAFDWSFGIIYSVHLKPKGATYEGEREEFISGSPLPLTDGTIGPDGAMYFLTGGRRLESDLYRVYYNGSESASAATTAANITPEHKLRTSLEQYHGEPNPAALDAAWPNLSHPDRFVRYAARIAVEHQPVDQWQAKALAETNPQRATQAIVALARQGKADAKSGAINTLLKINYAQLPESQQFDVLRAFELIFLRMGAPEAGDKSKITAYLNPHYPAKTALLNRGLSKVLIYLEAPGVVAKTLALMEKKEEPGMDALNLTPSTASSDLILRNPQYGLDIAKMLEKVPPLQQTYYAVMLSRQETGWTPELRNKYFTWFGNAFKYQGGRSYVGFIDRARKLALAHVPKDQFEKYNKMSGSELLTTSGNDLAMGYAPKGPGRRWQLDDAVAAVGNDLNGRNFEQGKKIYGAILCSRCHSVQGSGGDVGPDLTQLGTRFSNKDILDAIINPNKAVSDQYASTIYYLKNGQSVVGRQLSEDKVSYTISQNPFATDQTRKIPKKDVTSTKYSSESIMLPGLINALNPDELKDLMAYLKAGGNPDNEVYKTNGGAAKGK, from the coding sequence ATGTTTTCAACGTACCGATCGGTTAAGTTGTTTTTATCAGTTTCCGCACTGGCGCTACTCGGAGCATCCTGGGTGACGATGCAGGTTTCGGAAACGGATAAAAATCCGCTGGCCGACAAATCCAAAATCGACAAGCTAAAGCTGCTGCCTGGTTTTAAGGCAGAGCACCTCTACAGCCCGTCCGAAGACGGAAACGGATCGTGGGTCGCCATGACCTTCGACAGTAAAGGCCGCATGATTACCTCGGATCAATATGGTTCTTTATACCGTCTGGAGTTACCGCCGATCGGGTCGGGTGCCAAACCCAAGATTGAAAAACTGAACATCAAATCCGACACCGCCAAGGTGAGTATGGGCTACGCACAAGGCTTACTCTACGCCTTCAATAGCTTGTACGTTATGGTTAATAACCGGGCCAGCCAGCGTTTTCCAAAACCCAGCGGCCTATACCGTTTGCAGGACACCGACGGCGACGATCAGTTTGACAAAGTTACGCTGTTGCGGGAATTGCAAGGGGAAGGCGAACACGGTCCGCACAGCGTCGTGTTGTCACCCGACAAAAAATCGCTTTACGTTGTGGCCGGAAATCACACCGACGTTCCGAAAATGGACGCCTATCGGCTTCCGTCCAACTGGCAGGAAGATAACCTGTTCCCACTGATCAAAGATCCCCGCGGCCACGCTAACGACCGCATGGCACCCGGCGGTTGGGTGGCAAACATCGACCCCGAAGGAAAGCGCTGGGAACTGATCGGAGCCGGTTTCCGGAACGAGTTTGATGTGGCCTTCAACGAAGCCGGTGATATGTTCACCTATGATTCGGACATGGAGTGGGATTTTGGTACGCCCTGGTACCGCCCGACCCGGATTTGTCACATCACGAGCGGCTCTGAATTTGGCTGGCGCACGGGGAACAGCAAGTGGCTGCCCGGCAATCCCGATAACCTGCCACCGTTGCTAAACATCGGCCAGGGGTCTCCAACCAACGTCTTTTACGGAGCGAATGCCAAATTCCCGCAAAAATACCGTCAGTCCCTGTATGCCTTCGACTGGAGCTTTGGAATTATTTATTCCGTTCACCTGAAACCGAAAGGCGCTACGTACGAAGGCGAACGGGAGGAATTTATCTCGGGTTCACCGCTGCCGCTGACCGACGGTACCATTGGCCCCGACGGCGCCATGTACTTCCTCACCGGCGGCCGTCGGCTGGAATCCGACCTGTACCGGGTGTATTACAACGGTTCTGAATCGGCTTCGGCTGCGACAACGGCAGCCAACATCACGCCGGAGCATAAACTTAGAACGAGCCTCGAACAATACCACGGCGAACCGAATCCGGCCGCTCTGGATGCCGCCTGGCCGAACTTGAGCCACCCCGATCGTTTTGTGCGCTACGCAGCCCGAATTGCCGTTGAACACCAGCCGGTTGATCAGTGGCAGGCCAAAGCCCTGGCCGAAACCAACCCGCAACGGGCCACGCAGGCCATTGTGGCGCTGGCCCGTCAAGGCAAAGCTGACGCCAAAAGTGGTGCCATCAATACGCTGCTGAAAATAAACTATGCTCAACTTCCCGAATCACAACAATTCGATGTTCTGCGCGCGTTTGAACTGATTTTCCTACGGATGGGTGCGCCCGAAGCCGGTGATAAATCGAAGATCACTGCGTACCTGAACCCGCATTATCCGGCCAAAACCGCCTTGTTGAACCGGGGCCTGAGTAAAGTCCTAATCTACCTGGAAGCACCGGGCGTTGTTGCTAAAACGCTGGCGCTGATGGAGAAAAAAGAAGAACCTGGAATGGACGCGCTCAATCTAACGCCTTCGACGGCTTCTTCCGACTTGATCCTGCGCAACCCGCAGTACGGCTTAGACATCGCCAAAATGCTGGAAAAAGTACCACCGCTGCAACAAACCTACTATGCCGTGATGCTGAGCCGTCAGGAAACCGGCTGGACGCCCGAACTGCGGAACAAATACTTCACCTGGTTTGGCAACGCCTTCAAATACCAGGGTGGCCGTAGCTACGTCGGTTTTATCGACCGTGCCCGCAAACTGGCCTTAGCGCACGTTCCGAAAGACCAGTTTGAAAAATACAACAAAATGTCAGGATCGGAGCTGCTGACTACTTCGGGCAACGATCTGGCCATGGGATATGCGCCAAAAGGACCGGGTCGGCGCTGGCAGTTGGATGATGCCGTGGCCGCCGTTGGCAACGACCTCAATGGCCGGAATTTCGAGCAGGGTAAGAAAATCTACGGGGCCATTCTGTGCAGCCGGTGTCACTCTGTTCAGGGTTCAGGTGGAGACGTTGGTCCGGATCTGACGCAACTCGGCACCCGGTTTTCCAACAAGGATATTCTGGATGCCATTATCAACCCGAACAAAGCAGTTTCTGATCAATACGCTTCTACGATCTATTACCTGAAAAACGGTCAATCCGTTGTCGGTCGCCAGTTGTCGGAAGATAAGGTAAGCTATACGATCTCGCAAAACCCGTTTGCAACCGACCAAACCCGTAAGATTCCGAAGAAAGACGTAACCTCAACCAAATATTCATCGGAATCCATCATGTTACCCGGCCTGATCAACGCCCTGAACCCGGATGAACTGAAGGACCTAATGGCGTACCTGAAAGCCGGTGGCAACCCGGATAACGAAGTTTATAAAACCAATGGAGGTGCCGCTAAAGGCAAATAA
- a CDS encoding sugar phosphate isomerase/epimerase family protein, with protein sequence MSANTFPKLHNATWPGVVGKGPDSEPLIPIDTMLELTAGAEVDGVKFDGVDVGLFDPSIDINDPKEGAKKLADKVAAHNLVIGSLVAPIWGGPILGSKEDRAVFIDMVRKACEYGQLLKESGIRPYGVIRIDSASSPELWSKDPAGSTKLIADTFREACDVAAGYGEKLAAEGEICWGGMHSWKAMIDTLVAVDRPNMGFQADMSHTLLYMLGYNSPEDRILPADFDWSDRAALEEGLKKMTAALRPWTIDFHIAQNDGTVHGTGSHDKTGRHCLATDPNGKLDITKDAGYWLRDENGNLTKAFKHICWDGCMFPNEVMHKQQTWNDILAAMIKVREQHGWSE encoded by the coding sequence ATGAGCGCAAATACATTCCCCAAGCTCCACAACGCCACCTGGCCGGGTGTCGTGGGTAAAGGCCCTGACTCCGAACCCCTGATTCCCATTGATACGATGCTGGAACTGACGGCAGGTGCGGAAGTCGACGGTGTGAAGTTCGACGGCGTCGATGTTGGCTTATTCGACCCCAGTATCGACATCAACGACCCCAAGGAAGGCGCTAAAAAATTAGCCGACAAAGTAGCGGCCCACAATCTGGTCATCGGTTCGCTGGTGGCGCCAATCTGGGGCGGCCCCATCCTGGGCAGCAAAGAAGACCGGGCCGTGTTTATCGACATGGTGCGCAAAGCCTGCGAATACGGCCAGTTGCTGAAAGAAAGCGGAATTCGTCCGTACGGAGTGATTCGGATCGACTCGGCCAGTTCACCGGAACTCTGGTCGAAAGACCCGGCGGGCAGTACCAAACTGATTGCCGACACGTTCCGTGAAGCCTGCGATGTTGCCGCCGGATACGGCGAGAAGCTGGCGGCCGAGGGCGAAATCTGCTGGGGCGGTATGCATAGCTGGAAAGCGATGATTGACACACTAGTGGCGGTGGATCGTCCGAACATGGGCTTCCAGGCTGATATGTCGCACACGTTGCTGTATATGCTGGGTTACAACAGCCCCGAAGACCGCATCCTGCCCGCCGACTTCGACTGGAGCGACCGCGCGGCTTTGGAGGAGGGTCTGAAAAAAATGACGGCCGCCCTGCGCCCCTGGACCATCGACTTCCACATTGCCCAGAACGACGGAACCGTGCACGGAACCGGCTCGCACGACAAAACCGGTCGCCACTGCCTGGCCACCGATCCGAACGGTAAACTCGACATCACCAAAGACGCCGGCTACTGGCTGCGCGACGAAAACGGCAACCTCACCAAAGCCTTCAAACACATTTGCTGGGATGGCTGTATGTTCCCGAATGAGGTCATGCATAAACAACAGACCTGGAATGACATTCTGGCGGCCATGATCAAAGTTCGCGAGCAGCACGGCTGGAGTGAATAA
- a CDS encoding 3-keto-disaccharide hydrolase, with product MLTKTGLKLLPVGLTLAALLVSGVTTTSLAQGKKSKKEKGFVSIFNGKNLDGWDADPTYWRAENGVLVGEITPTTLLKTNNFIIWKGGQPADFELKGEFNITESGNSGINYRSEQLTDIPFALRGYQADIDGKNNYTGQNYEERKRTTLAYRGQKTTIKPFTGQATPEGIRANVSRNAWNGLNVTGSLGSSDSLKTLIKSGDWNSFHLIIKGNKLQHYINGVLMSEVTDEDTVNGAAKGMLGVQVHVGPPMKVQYRNLMLKQL from the coding sequence ATGTTGACAAAAACAGGATTAAAACTCCTTCCAGTCGGGCTGACACTGGCCGCGTTGCTAGTGAGCGGTGTCACAACGACCAGCCTGGCACAGGGGAAAAAGAGTAAAAAAGAGAAAGGGTTTGTATCCATCTTCAACGGCAAGAACTTGGATGGATGGGACGCCGACCCCACCTACTGGCGGGCCGAAAACGGTGTACTGGTGGGCGAAATCACCCCAACAACCCTCCTCAAAACCAATAACTTTATTATCTGGAAAGGCGGACAACCCGCTGATTTCGAATTGAAAGGCGAATTCAACATTACCGAATCCGGCAACTCCGGCATCAACTACCGTAGCGAACAGCTTACCGACATTCCGTTTGCCCTGCGCGGTTACCAGGCCGACATCGACGGCAAGAACAATTACACCGGCCAGAATTACGAAGAACGCAAACGAACCACATTGGCCTACCGCGGTCAGAAAACCACCATCAAACCGTTTACCGGACAGGCAACGCCCGAAGGAATCCGCGCCAACGTCAGCCGCAACGCCTGGAACGGCTTGAACGTGACGGGTTCGCTGGGCAGCTCCGACTCGCTGAAAACCCTGATCAAGAGCGGAGACTGGAATTCGTTTCATCTGATTATAAAAGGCAACAAACTGCAACACTACATCAACGGCGTGCTGATGAGCGAAGTTACCGACGAAGATACCGTCAACGGAGCCGCCAAAGGGATGCTGGGCGTTCAGGTACACGTTGGCCCGCCGATGAAAGTGCAATACCGGAACCTGATGTTGAAGCAATTGTAA
- a CDS encoding class I mannose-6-phosphate isomerase, producing the protein METTEKVSLAEKALEQGQGILRLAPTWVPRSFCVPGRRIKLHPDDYYVLGGERGGIDERWLSSTTPAKNGPLTGENEGLSQVVFQDGDQEVQFLLKDAVDELKGELIGDRLWNEYGSWPMYSKFFDNMGPLPHHLHHNDEQAAQIGQLGKPEAYYFPPQLNNHGGDFPYTFIGIAPGTSKETIKECLQNFTKGDNKITNYSMAYRLEPGTGWDVPPGLLHAPGSLCTYEPQKASDVFAMYQSLVNEAIIPEELLWNGTPKDRIGDYDQLMEAIDWDLNVDPEMMKNRYMVPKPVKDEAEMAAEGYREVWVCYKSDAFSAKELTVLPGQTVTIKDSAAYGLIVMQGHGKLGVWDIETPALIRYGQLTDDEFFVSEKAAKEGVTIVNPSKNDPIVILKHFGPSNPDLVL; encoded by the coding sequence ATGGAAACAACCGAGAAAGTAAGTTTAGCTGAAAAAGCACTAGAGCAAGGACAAGGTATTTTACGGCTGGCCCCGACCTGGGTGCCCCGCTCCTTCTGCGTTCCCGGACGCCGGATTAAGTTACACCCCGATGATTATTACGTCCTGGGGGGAGAGCGCGGTGGTATCGACGAACGCTGGTTATCGTCCACCACGCCCGCCAAAAACGGTCCGCTGACCGGCGAAAACGAAGGGTTGAGCCAGGTTGTTTTCCAGGATGGCGACCAGGAAGTGCAGTTTCTGCTAAAAGACGCCGTTGACGAACTGAAAGGCGAGTTGATCGGCGACCGGCTGTGGAACGAATACGGTAGCTGGCCGATGTATTCCAAATTTTTCGACAACATGGGTCCTCTGCCCCACCACCTGCACCACAACGACGAGCAGGCGGCTCAGATTGGGCAGCTGGGCAAACCGGAAGCTTATTACTTCCCCCCGCAGCTGAACAACCACGGCGGTGATTTCCCGTACACTTTTATCGGTATCGCCCCCGGCACCAGCAAGGAGACCATCAAGGAATGCCTGCAAAACTTCACCAAAGGCGATAACAAAATCACGAACTACTCAATGGCCTACCGGCTCGAACCGGGAACGGGCTGGGATGTTCCGCCGGGCCTGCTGCACGCTCCGGGCAGCCTCTGTACGTACGAGCCGCAGAAAGCGTCCGACGTGTTTGCCATGTACCAGTCGCTGGTGAACGAAGCCATTATTCCGGAAGAACTGCTCTGGAACGGTACCCCGAAAGACCGCATTGGCGATTACGACCAACTGATGGAAGCCATCGACTGGGATCTGAACGTCGACCCGGAAATGATGAAAAACCGGTATATGGTGCCGAAACCGGTAAAAGATGAAGCCGAAATGGCCGCCGAAGGATACCGAGAAGTGTGGGTTTGCTACAAATCCGACGCCTTCAGCGCCAAGGAACTGACGGTATTGCCCGGCCAGACCGTCACCATCAAAGACAGCGCAGCCTACGGTTTGATTGTCATGCAGGGCCACGGCAAACTGGGGGTTTGGGACATCGAAACACCCGCCCTGATCCGGTACGGCCAGTTGACAGACGATGAATTTTTCGTTAGCGAAAAAGCAGCGAAAGAAGGCGTTACCATCGTCAACCCGTCTAAAAACGATCCGATTGTTATTCTGAAACACTTCGGTCCGAGCAATCCGGATTTAGTTTTATAA